The genomic DNA AGACGGCCAGGTAGAACAGCACGGCGCCGGTACCGGCCGTCCCGCCGGCGGCCACCCCGATCAGCATGTACCCCGCGTGGGCGACGCTCGAATAGGCCAGGAGGCGCTTGATGTTGGTCTGAGGAAGCGCGGCCAGGTTGCCGAGCACCATGGTCGCGATGGCCAGCGTCTGGAACATCGGTCCCCACACTCCCGCGACGTGGGCCAGCGCCTGGGGAAAGACCCGAATCAGGCCCGCGAACGCGCCGACCTTCGCCGCGACCGACATGTAGGCCACGGCCGGCAGCGGCGCGCCCTCGTAGACGTCCGGCGCCCAGCCGTGGAACGGCACCACCGCCGCCTCGAAGCCGAGCCCGATCGTGAGCAGCGCGAGGCCGCCGCCGAGGAGGGGCGAGGCCGGGACCGCGGCCAGCGCGGCGAGATCGAGCGTGCCGGCCGCGCCGTACACGAGCGCAAGGCCGTAGACGAAGAACGCCGTCGCAAACGCGCCGAGCAGCAGGTACTTCAGTCCGGCTTCCTGCGACCGCGTGCTGCGCCGCGCCAGCGCGGCGAGCACGTAGAGCGGCAGACTGAGCGTTTCGAGACCGAGAAAGAGCACGATCAGATTGCGGCTCGCGGCCATCACCATGGCGCCGGCGGTGCTGAGCAGAACGAGCGCGTAGTATTCGCCGGCCGGCAGCCGCCGCCAGCGTACGTACCCCGCGGCGAGCAGCACCCCGAGCCCGGCCGTCCCGAGCGCCAGCAGGTCGGCGAGCCGGGTGATCGCGTCCCGCACGTACATTCCCCCGAACGCGACCCGCGGCGCGTCGGCGCGGGCGACGGCCGCGGCGATCGCCGCGCCCACGCCGGCGAGCGCGATCCAGACCGTCGTCGGCCTGCGGCGGTCGGCTTCCAAGGCGCCGCCGGTCGCCCAGGAATCTTGAATCAGCACGGCGCACGCGGTCAGCACGACGATGATCTCCGGGGCGGCGGCGGCGAGATCGTTCCAGGTCATGGACGGCGCTCCGGCCGGAGACGCGAACCCGCGCGCACCGCGGCGGCCCGGGAGTCCGATTCTGGCGGGCGGTGAGCGGGCACCGCCGCGGTCGCGGCCAGCCCGGCCACGACCGCGGGCGCGCGCAGCAGCTCCCGCACCGTCGCCTCGCTCCGCCCAAGCAGCGGACCGGGCATCCACCCCACCCAAAAAATCATCGCGACCAGGGGCGCGAGCACCGCGTAGTCGCGCGGGCGAAGATCGGCGACGCCGCGCAGATCCGCGCGGAGCGGACCGTGAAAAATCCGGCCCACGAACGCGAGCAGATACGCGGCGGCCACCACGACCCCGACGGCCGCCAGGACCGCGTACACCGGACGCGTCTCGTACGTCCCGAGCAGGATGAGGAACTCACCGACGAAGCCGTTGGTGCCCGGGAGGGCGAGCGACGAGACGACGACGATCAGGGTGAACGCGGCCAGCGCCGGCGCGGCCGACGCGAGGCCGCCGTACGCGTCGGTGCGCGTCTTGCCCGTCCGCGCGATCAGCATCCCGGCGAGCACGAATAGCGCGCCCGTGCTGACGCCGTGATTGATCATCTGCAGCACGCTGCCCTGCACCGCCGGGACGTCGAGCGCGGAGATGCCGAGCAGGATGAAGCCCATGTGACTCAAGCTCCCGTACGCGAGGAGCCGCCGGAGGTCGCCCTGCGCCCATGCGACCGCCCCGCCGTAGAGGATGCCCACCACCGCCAGCGCAGCCAGCAGGGGGCCCCAGGCCCGGACCGCCTCGGGGAACAGCGGCAGGCCGAAGCGCAGAAGGCCGTAGGCGCCCGCCTTCGCCATCAACCCGGCGAGCAGCACGGTCACCGCCGGCGGCGCTTCGGCGTAGGCGTCCGGCAACCAGGTATGCAGCGGCCAGACCGGCATTTTGATCGCGAAGGCCGCCGCGAATGCCCCAAAGAGCACCCCTTCGACGCCGGGCGTCCACCCGAGCGGCCGGGCCAGGAGCGCCGGCAGGTCGAACGTCGGGGTGCCGAGGACGCGCCCGCCCTGGAGATACACGGCGACGATCGCGAGCAGCATGAGCACGCTGCCGGTCATCGTGTACAGCAGAAACTTGATCGCCGCCGCGCGTCTCGCCGGCCCGCCCCACAACGCAATGAGGAAGTACATCGGAATGAGCATCGCCTCCCAGAACACGTAGAACAAGACGAGGTCCTGGGCGAGAAACGTCCCCAGCAGTCCGGCTTCGAGCAGGAGCATCGTGAGGACGAACCCTTTGGTGCGCTCCCCCACCTGCTCCGCCGATGCCAGAAGCGCCAGCGGCACGAGCAACGTGACGAGCGCGGTCAGACTGACCGAGAGCCCGTCTACGCCGAGGTGGTACGTAATCCCGGCCGCGGCAATCCACGCCGCGCGCTCTTCGAACTGAAGCCCCGGCTGCCCGGAGTGAAACGCGATCCAGACCCGGACCGCGACCAGAAAGGCCGCGGCCGCGGCGGCGAGCCCGATAGTGCGGGCGGCGCCCGGCCGGCGCGCGTCCGTGAGGACCACGGCCGCGGCGCCGGCAAGGGGAAGCGCGATCAGCACCGTGAGCACTATCGACGGCCCCGCGCGTCATCGATCGTGCGCGTCCGCGAGTCACTGGTTGCCGTCATCGAAACATCCAGTACGCGAGGATGAGGAGGGCTCCGATCAGGACGAACGCGGCGTAATGTCTGAGGTAGCCGCTCTGAAGACGGCGAAGGGCGGCCCCACTCCGTCCGAGACCGTCCGCGACGCCGAGGACGGCCCGGTCGAGCACTCCGCGGTCGAACGCCGCGGCGCGCACTGCCACGGTCTTCGACGGCCCCACGATCGCCGCGTCGTACAGATCCTCGATGAAGAAGCGGTGCGCGAGCACCGCGCCCAGCACCGGGGCCCGGCCGCGGAGCGCCCCGCGCGCGTACACGAGCCATCCGAGCGCGAGGCCGGCCACGGCGACGGCAACGCTTCCGGCGAGGAGCAGCCCGTAGACCGTCCCGCCGAGCGGCGCCGCCGGCCCGGCGGAGGACGACGCGAGGCCCGACTCGACCACCGGACGGAGCCAGGGGGAGGCCGGCACGTGCTCGAGCACGGCGCCCACGACGATGGCGAGCACGGCGAGCACGATCATCGGCCACCACATCACGGCGGGAGGGTCGTGCGGCACGGCCGCCTGGGCGCCCGCCGCCTCGCGATCGGCGCGGCCGCCGAAGGTCAGGACGTCGGCGCGCGTGATGTAGAATGCCGTGACGCCCGCCGCGACGAGCCCGACGGCCCACAGCCAGACGTGGCCGGCCGCGAACGTCTCGCCGAGGATCTGCTCCTTGCTGAAGAACCCTGCAAAGGGCGGGATCCCCGCGAGCGCAAGGGCCCCGATCCCGAACGCCGCGGCGGTCCGAGGGAGCCGGCGCGCCAGACCGCCCATCCGGCGCATGTCCGTCTCCCCGCCGAGCGCGTGCATGACCGCCCCCGCGGCCAGGAACAAGAGGGCTTTGAAGACCGCATGGGTCGTCAGATGGAACATGCCCGCGCTCCAGGCGGCAGTACCGACGCCCAGGAACATGTAGCCCACCTGGCTGATCGTCGAGTACGCGAGCACGCGCTTGAGATCGGGCTCTACCAGGGCCGCGGCGGCCGCGAAGATCGCCGTCACCGCCCCCGTGATCGCGACGACGTCGAGCGCCAGCGGCGCCCGCGCGTACACGGCGTGGAGCCGGACGACCATGTAGACACCCGCCGTGACCATCGTCGCGGCGTGGATCAGCGCGCTCACGGGCGTCGGGCCTTCCATCGCGTCCGGCAGCCAGACGTGCAGAGGCAGCTGCGCGGACTTGCCGGCCGCCCCCAGGAACAGCAGCAGGGCGATCGCCGTCGCCGCGGTCCCGCCGAGGGCGAGACGCGACGCGGCCGCCCCGGTGATCGCCGTGAAGTCGAGCGTCCCGAACACGCCGAACACCGTGAAGATGCCGAGGAGAAAGCCCACGTCCCCCAACCGCGTCACCACAAACGCCTTGACACCGGCGCGGGCCGCGGCGGGGCGTTCGAACCAGAACGCGATCAGCAGGTAGCTGCAGAGGCCGACCCCTTCCCAGCCGATGAACATGACGGCCAGGTTGCCGGCCAGCACGAGCAGGAGCATCGCGGCCATGAACAGGTTCATGTAGGCGAAGTAGCGGCTGAGCCCGGGGTCGCCGGCCATGTACCCGATCGAGTAGATGTGGATCAGCGCCCCGACGCCGGTCACGACGAGCGCCATCGCGGCCGAGAGCGGGTCGAGGAGCAGCCGGAACGGGATGGTGACCGGGCCCGCGGCGATCCACCGGTACACGTCAACGGTTAGGGTGCGGGACTCCGGCGGCATCGCGGCCAGCGCCCGGAACGCGAGCGCCGCGGCGACGAACGCGGCCAGCACCGTGCCGCAGGCGATCGTCGCCGTCACGCGCGCGGGCCACCGGCCGCCGAAGAGGCCCAGGACGGCCCAGCCGGCCAGCGGCAGCATGACGATGCCCACCGCGTAGACGTCGCCGGTCATGCGGGGGGCCTCATCCGCGCAGCGCGTCCGCGTCGTCGATGTCGATCGTCTCCCGCGAGCGGAAGACGTCGACGATGATCGCGAGACCCACGACCACCTCCGCCGCCGCCACCACGAGCACGAAGAAGACAAGGACCTGGCCGTCCACCGTCCCGTGCAGCCGCGCGAACGTCACGAGCGTCAGGTTGACGGCGTTGAGCATCAGCTCGACCGACATGAACACGATCAGCGCGGACCGCCGCACGAGAACGCCGGCCGTCCCCATCGCGAACAGAACCGCGCTGAGGCCCAGGTAAAACGGCGCCGGCACGCTCATGTTCGCGTCGTCCCCCCCGGCGTGGTCCGTTCACGCGGCTCCAGCCGGCGGCCCAACGCGACGGCGCCGATCATGCCGGCCAGCAGCACGAGCGACGCGGCTTCAAACGGCAGCAGGTAACGGCCGAACAGCGCCCGCCCGACGGCCTGGACCGTCCCGAACGCCGGCGGGACGGCCGGCCCGCCCCCCCCCGGGGGCAGGCCGGGCCGGGGGCCCACCAGCACGAGCAGGCCCGCGCCGAGCAGCGCGCACAGGGCGAGCATGACCGGCACGCCCGCCGGGCCGGCAAACGCCCCGGCGCTCGCGCCCTCGCCGGTGTGCGCGTGCAGCAGCATGATGATGAAAACGAACAGCACGACGATCGCGCCGGCGTAGATGATGACCTGGGCGGCGGCGATGAACTGGGCGTCCAGCAACAGGTAGTCTACGGCGAGGCTCAGCAGCACGAGCAGCAGGCCGAGGGCGCTGTGCACGGGGCGCCGCGAGCCGATCACGCCGGCGCCGCCGGCAAGCGCGCAGACGGCCGTGATCCAGAAGAGGACCACGTCCCCCATCAAGACGCGTCGGCCAGCGACGCCTTGTGATCCACTGCCGCCGGGATCAACGGCACGGTCTGGTCCCCGTAAGCCTACACCTCCCGGTGGGGATCGCGTCCGGATTCGCCCGGATACTGCTCGGTCAGGCGGTTTTTCGTGTAGATCAGGTCGCCGCGGGTGGTCGCGCTGAGCTCGTAGTCGTGCCCCAGGACGATCGCGCCGGTCGGGCACGCTTCCTCGCAGAGTCCGCAGAAAATGCAGCGCAGCATGTTGATCTGAAAGTCGGTCGCGTACCGCTCCCCCTTGGAGTGCGGGGCCAGCGGATCGTTTTCCGCGGCGCGTACGAAAATTGACTGGCTCGGGCAAACGATGACGCACAGCTCGCACCCCACGCATCGTTCCATGCCGTCGGCGAACAGCGTGAGGTAGTGGCGGCCCTTGAAGCGCGGCGCGACGGCCGGGCGGCGGTCCGGATACGTCGTCGTCACCGGCCGGCGAAGCAGGTACCGGCCGACGATACCGAGGCCCTTGACCATCGCCCAGGCCTGCCGGAGGTGCGGCGCCGCTCGCCCCGCGAAAGACGGGGTCATCGCGCGCCGCCCCAGACGATCACGCACGCCGTCACCGCGATGTTGAGCAGACCGGCCGGCATCAGGATCTTCCAGCCGAGCGCCATGAGATGATCGTACCGGACCCGCGGGAGCGTCGCGCGCACCCAGATGAAGAAGCAGACAACGACGAACACCTTCACCAGAAACCACAGGACCGGCGGCAGGACCGGACCCTGCCAGCCGCCGAGGAACAGCGTCGTCACGAGCGCCCCCATCGTGATCATGCCGATGTACTCCCCGACGTAGAACATGGCAAACTTGAAGCCGCCGTACTCGGTTTGAAACCCGCCCGTCAGCTCCTGCTCGGCCTCGGGGAGGTCGAACGGCGCCCGGTTGGTCTCCGCGAACCCCGCGATTAGAAACAGCACGAACGCGAGCGGCTGGCGGAGGATGAACCATCCCCGGCGCTGCGCGTCGACGATGTCGACGAGGCTGAGCGAGTGCGCGGCCATGATCACGCCGAGCACCGCCAGGCCGAGGGACAGCTCATACGAGAGCACCTGGGCACTCGAGCGCAACCCGCCGAGCAGCGAGTACTTGCTGTCGGACGACCAGCCGCCGAGGATCACGCCGTACACGCCGACGCTGCTCGCGGCGAGCACGAGGAGAATGCCGATGTTCACGTTCGCAACGTACAGCGTGACCTCGCGGCCGAACAGCCGCACCGGCGGGCCGATTGGGATCACAGCGTACACGAACAGCGCCGCGACAACGGAGATGAGCGGCGCCGCGAGGTAGACGATCGCGTCGGCGCCCGCCGGCCGAAAATCTTCCTTGAAGATCAGCTTGATGCCGTCGGCGAGCGGTTGGAAGAGGCCCCACGGCCCGACGCGGTTCGGTCCGAGGCGCAGTTGAAAGCGCGCGAGCAACCGGCGTTCGAGCAGCGTCGTGTACGCGAATGCGGTGAGCACGCCGACGAGGATCACGGCGCTTTTGATCGCGGTCACGAGGAGGGCCGCCGCCACCAAGCCGCCCCTACCCGGCCGCCCCGGCCTGCCCCCGCCGGGGGGCGGGGCCGGCCGGGGGCACGAGGGATGCGAGCGCGTGCACGGTCACCCAGACCGCCTCGCGCTCGTCGAGCAGCGCGGTGACCGGGGCCGCATCGAAGCCGCGCGGCACGTAGGCGTGCCCGGGATGAAGACCGGGCCACAAGCGCACCGGCAGCCGGAGCGCGCCGC from bacterium includes the following:
- a CDS encoding NADH-quinone oxidoreductase subunit N, with product MTWNDLAAAAPEIIVVLTACAVLIQDSWATGGALEADRRRPTTVWIALAGVGAAIAAAVARADAPRVAFGGMYVRDAITRLADLLALGTAGLGVLLAAGYVRWRRLPAGEYYALVLLSTAGAMVMAASRNLIVLFLGLETLSLPLYVLAALARRSTRSQEAGLKYLLLGAFATAFFVYGLALVYGAAGTLDLAALAAVPASPLLGGGLALLTIGLGFEAAVVPFHGWAPDVYEGAPLPAVAYMSVAAKVGAFAGLIRVFPQALAHVAGVWGPMFQTLAIATMVLGNLAALPQTNIKRLLAYSSVAHAGYMLIGVAAGGTAGTGAVLFYLAVYGAMNLGAFGVLLLLDRPGAGAEADRIEDLAGLGARAPWAAWALAICLLSLAGLPPTGGFIAKLYLFRAALGAGQTGLALVAVLSSVVSVFYYMRVAYVALSGEAPPGVAVRRDALAGAALALAAAGVLVYGIVPARLTAAALQAAALLK
- a CDS encoding NADH-quinone oxidoreductase subunit M, yielding MLTVLIALPLAGAAAVVLTDARRPGAARTIGLAAAAAAFLVAVRVWIAFHSGQPGLQFEERAAWIAAAGITYHLGVDGLSVSLTALVTLLVPLALLASAEQVGERTKGFVLTMLLLEAGLLGTFLAQDLVLFYVFWEAMLIPMYFLIALWGGPARRAAAIKFLLYTMTGSVLMLLAIVAVYLQGGRVLGTPTFDLPALLARPLGWTPGVEGVLFGAFAAAFAIKMPVWPLHTWLPDAYAEAPPAVTVLLAGLMAKAGAYGLLRFGLPLFPEAVRAWGPLLAALAVVGILYGGAVAWAQGDLRRLLAYGSLSHMGFILLGISALDVPAVQGSVLQMINHGVSTGALFVLAGMLIARTGKTRTDAYGGLASAAPALAAFTLIVVVSSLALPGTNGFVGEFLILLGTYETRPVYAVLAAVGVVVAAAYLLAFVGRIFHGPLRADLRGVADLRPRDYAVLAPLVAMIFWVGWMPGPLLGRSEATVRELLRAPAVVAGLAATAAVPAHRPPESDSRAAAVRAGSRLRPERRP
- the nuoL gene encoding NADH-quinone oxidoreductase subunit L: MTGDVYAVGIVMLPLAGWAVLGLFGGRWPARVTATIACGTVLAAFVAAALAFRALAAMPPESRTLTVDVYRWIAAGPVTIPFRLLLDPLSAAMALVVTGVGALIHIYSIGYMAGDPGLSRYFAYMNLFMAAMLLLVLAGNLAVMFIGWEGVGLCSYLLIAFWFERPAAARAGVKAFVVTRLGDVGFLLGIFTVFGVFGTLDFTAITGAAASRLALGGTAATAIALLLFLGAAGKSAQLPLHVWLPDAMEGPTPVSALIHAATMVTAGVYMVVRLHAVYARAPLALDVVAITGAVTAIFAAAAALVEPDLKRVLAYSTISQVGYMFLGVGTAAWSAGMFHLTTHAVFKALLFLAAGAVMHALGGETDMRRMGGLARRLPRTAAAFGIGALALAGIPPFAGFFSKEQILGETFAAGHVWLWAVGLVAAGVTAFYITRADVLTFGGRADREAAGAQAAVPHDPPAVMWWPMIVLAVLAIVVGAVLEHVPASPWLRPVVESGLASSSAGPAAPLGGTVYGLLLAGSVAVAVAGLALGWLVYARGALRGRAPVLGAVLAHRFFIEDLYDAAIVGPSKTVAVRAAAFDRGVLDRAVLGVADGLGRSGAALRRLQSGYLRHYAAFVLIGALLILAYWMFR
- the nuoK gene encoding NADH-quinone oxidoreductase subunit NuoK; this encodes MSVPAPFYLGLSAVLFAMGTAGVLVRRSALIVFMSVELMLNAVNLTLVTFARLHGTVDGQVLVFFVLVVAAAEVVVGLAIIVDVFRSRETIDIDDADALRG
- a CDS encoding NADH-quinone oxidoreductase subunit J, translating into MGDVVLFWITAVCALAGGAGVIGSRRPVHSALGLLLVLLSLAVDYLLLDAQFIAAAQVIIYAGAIVVLFVFIIMLLHAHTGEGASAGAFAGPAGVPVMLALCALLGAGLLVLVGPRPGLPPGGGGPAVPPAFGTVQAVGRALFGRYLLPFEAASLVLLAGMIGAVALGRRLEPRERTTPGGTTRT
- the nuoI gene encoding NADH-quinone oxidoreductase subunit NuoI, which gives rise to MTPSFAGRAAPHLRQAWAMVKGLGIVGRYLLRRPVTTTYPDRRPAVAPRFKGRHYLTLFADGMERCVGCELCVIVCPSQSIFVRAAENDPLAPHSKGERYATDFQINMLRCIFCGLCEEACPTGAIVLGHDYELSATTRGDLIYTKNRLTEQYPGESGRDPHREV
- the nuoH gene encoding NADH-quinone oxidoreductase subunit NuoH; translated protein: MAAALLVTAIKSAVILVGVLTAFAYTTLLERRLLARFQLRLGPNRVGPWGLFQPLADGIKLIFKEDFRPAGADAIVYLAAPLISVVAALFVYAVIPIGPPVRLFGREVTLYVANVNIGILLVLAASSVGVYGVILGGWSSDSKYSLLGGLRSSAQVLSYELSLGLAVLGVIMAAHSLSLVDIVDAQRRGWFILRQPLAFVLFLIAGFAETNRAPFDLPEAEQELTGGFQTEYGGFKFAMFYVGEYIGMITMGALVTTLFLGGWQGPVLPPVLWFLVKVFVVVCFFIWVRATLPRVRYDHLMALGWKILMPAGLLNIAVTACVIVWGGAR